CCGCCGTCTTCTTGGCGGGGGCCGACTTCTTCGCCGTCGACTTCTTGGCCGGAGCCGACTTCTTCGCCGTCGACTTCTTGGCCGGGGCCGACTTCTTCGCCGTCGACTTCTTGGCGGGAGCCGACTTCTTCGACGTGCTCTTCTTGGCCGCCGCGGCCGCCTTCTTGGCCGGAGCGGTCGCGCGCTTGGCGGCAGGCGCCGTCGCACTGGCGACCAGCTTCGGCAGCTTCTTGGCGCCGGACACGACGTTCTTGAGGTCCTGCCCCGGGGTGAACTTGGGGACGGCGGTCTTCTTCGCCTTCATCCGGTCGCCGGTCTGGGGGTTGCGGACCCAGCGTGCCTGGCGGACGCGCTTCTCGAAGGAACCGAACCCGGTGATCGCGACCTTCTCGCCCTTCGCGACCTCACGAGTGATGGTGTCGAGCACCGCCTCGAGTGCATGGGCGGCCTGCTTGCGGTTGCCTTCGAAACGCGCAGCGAGCGTGTCGATGAGCTGTGACTTGTTCACTGTCTTCCCTTCCAATGAACGATCTGGGCCGAGCCTGTGCCCGACACTGATAGGCAAACTAGGCATTCGTGGCGCGGGTCACAATGACCACGCCGCGTGTATTGCCCCCTTTTTGCAAGGTTGTTGATGTCGTCAGACAACGCGCATCGCTGCCACGAAATGCCGAAACCCCCTATTTCACAGGGGGTTTGGCATCTCAAGCGGTGGTCGGCAGGAACCCCGGTCGTCGTCGCTCGAAGGCCGTGATCTCCGACTCCCGCGACAGCGTGATGTCGATGTCGTCGAGTCCCTCGAGCAACCGCCACCGGGTGTAGTCGTCGATGTCGAAGCTGTCCTCGATCGCGTCGGGCCCCTCGCCGGCACGGACGGTGCGTGTCTCGAGGTCGACGGTGACGGTGGCGCCCGGCGTGGTCTCCAGCAGGTCCCAGAGTTGGTGCACGACCTTCTCGTCGACCTGTGCGGCCAGCAGCCCGGCCTTGCCGGAGTTGCCGCGGAAGATGTCGGCGAAGCGCGGTGACAGCACGGCCTTGAACCCGTGGTTCTGCAGGGCCCAGACGGCGTGCTCGCGCGAGGAGCCGGTGCCGAAGTCAGGCCCCGCGACGAGCACCGATCCGTCGACGTAGGGCTCGCGGTTGAGCACGAACGCCGGGTCGGTGCGCCAGGCGGCGAAGAGCCCGTCCTCGAAGCCGGTGCGGGTGACGCGCTTGAGGTAGGAAGCCGGGATGATCTGATCCGTGTCGACGTTGCTGCGCCGCAGCGGGACGCCGATGCCGGTGTGGGTCGTGAACTTCTCCATCGGTGACTCCGTTCAGTCCAGGTCAGCCGGCGAGGACAGCGTGCCGCGGATCGCGGTGGCGGCGGCGACGGGCACCGACACCAGGTGCGTGCGGCCTCCCTTGCCCTGCCGCCCCTCGAAGTTGCGGTTGGACGTCGAGGCGCTGCGCTCCTGGGGAGCCAGCTGGTCGGGGTTCATGCCCAGGCACATGGAGCATCCGGCTCCGCGCCACTCGCCCCCGGCCTCCTTGAACACGACGTCGAGGCCTTCGTCCTCGGCCTGCAACCGCACGCGGACGGACCCGGGGACCACCAGCAACCTCGTGTCCTTGGCGACCTGTCGACCGCGCACGATCTCGGCGGCGAGCCGGAGGTCCTCGATCCGGCCGTTGGTGCAGGAGCCCACGAAGACCGTGTCGACCTTGATGTCGCGCATCGGCGTGCCGGCCTCGAGCCCCATGTACTCCAGCGCCCGCTCGGTCGCGTGGGCCTCGACGGGGTCGGCGAAGTCGGCCGGCGAGGGGACCCTGCCGCCGAGCGGCACGCCCTGGCCGGGGTTGGTCCCCCACGTGACGAAGGGCGTCATCTCCGAGGCGTCGAGCACGATCTCCTGGTCGAAGGTGGCGTCGTCGTCGGTGCACAGGCTCTTCCAGTGGGTCACCGCGGCGTCCCAGTCCTCGCCGGTCGGCGCCTCGGGCCGACCCGCGATGTAGTCGAAGGTCGTCTGGTCGGGCGCGATGAGCCCGGCCTTGGCGCCCCACTCGATCGACATGTTGCACACCGTCATCCGGCCCTCCATCGAGAGCTCCTCGATGGCCTGGCCGCGGTACTCGACGACGTAGCCCTGCCCGCCGCCGGTTCCGGTGTGTGCGATGAGGGTGAGCACGAGGTCCTTCGCGGTGACGCCGTCGGGCAGGCTGCCGTTGACGGTCACGGCCATGGTGCGCGGCCGCGACTGCGGCAGCGTCTGGGTGGCGAGCACGTGCTCGACCTCGGAGGTGCCGATGCCGAACGCCAGCGCGCCGAAGGCACCGTGGGTGCTGGTGTGGCTGTCACCGCAGACGATGGTCATCCCGGGCTGGGTGAGCCCGAGCTGCGGTCCGACCACGTGGACGATGCCCTGGTCGAGGTCGCCGAGCGGGTGGATCCGGACGCCGAACTCCTCGGCGTTGCGTCGCAGCGTCTCCACCTGGGTGCGGCTCACCGGGTCGGCGATCGGCTTGTCCCAGTCCACGGTCGGGACGTTGTGGTCCTCGGTGGCGAGGGTGAGGTCGGGACGGCGGACCTGCCGGCCGGCGAGGCGCAGGCCGTCGAAGGCCTGGGGGCTGGTGACCTCGTGGACGAGGTGGAGGTCGATGTAGAGGAGGTCCGGCTCGCCGTCGGCGGCACGGACCACGTGCTCGTCCCACACCTTCTCGGCCAGGGTCCTACCCACGATGCGCTACCTCCTCGTCGTACGTGCCAGCTGAAGCCTACGCCTTGCCATCCAGATGTCGAGACGGCAGTATTGGCATATGGACAACTCGAGCAGCGGCGTGGGCGTCCTGGACAAGGCGGCCCTCGTCCTCACCGCCCTGGAGTCGGGACCCGCCACCCTCGCGGGGCTCGTCGCCGGGACCGGACTCGCCCGCCCCACCGCCCACCGGCTGGCGGTGGCCCTCGAGCACCACCGGCTCGTGGCGCGGGACCTGCAGGGACGCTTCGTCCTCGGCCCACGACTGGCCGAGCTCTCCGCGGCGGCCGGCGAGGACCGCCTGCTCGCCACCGCGGGACCGGTGCTCGCACGGCTCCGCGACATCACCGGGGAGTCGGCCCAGCTCTGGCGACGGCAGGGCGACCACCGCGTGTGCGTGGCGGCTGCCGAACGTCCCTCGGGGTTGCGCGACACGATCCCGGTCGGCACGCAGCTCACCATGAACGCCGGCTCCGCCGCGCAGGTGCTGCTGGCCTGGGAGGACCCGGAGCGGATGCAGCGGGGGCTGCTGAACGCGGCGTTCTCGGCTGCCGCGCTCTCCGGCATCCGGAAGCGCGGCTGGGCCCAGTCGGTCGGTGAGCGCGAGCAGGGGGTGGCGTCGGTGTCCGCCCCCGTCCGCTCCCCCAGCGGCAAGATCGTCGCCGCTGTGTCGGTCTCCGGCCCGCTGGAGCGGCTCTCCCGCCAGCCCGGCCGGATGCACGCGCCGGCCGTGATGGCTGCCGCCGAGCGGCTCAGCGAGTCGTTGCGGCGGGCGGCCGCTGCGGATTGAGGAGCGCCGCAGCCCGAGCTTGCGAGGGCTGGACGAGGCGCGAAGGTTGAGGAGTGTCGACGTGGTCCCGAGCTCGTGAGGGACCACGTGACACGTCTCGAAAACCCAGCCACCCGAGTGGAACGGGTTCCTAGAAGAGCGCGTCCTGCTCGAGCTGGAGCAGCAGCTGCTTGCGCTCGAGACCACCCGCGTAGCCGGTGAGCGTTCCGTTGGCCCCGATGATGCGGTGGCACGGGACGACGACCGGGATCGGGTTCTGCCCGTTGGCGAGCCCGACAGCGCGGGCGGCGGCGTTGGTCCGCCCGAGCCGGTGGGCGATCTCGCCGTAGGAGGCCGTCTCCCCGTAGCCCACGGCACGCAGCTGCGCCCACACCTGCTGCTGGAAGGGCGAGCCCTGAGGTGCGAGCGGGAGGTCGAACTCCTTCAGCTCCCGGGCGAAGTACGCCGTCAGCTGCTCGACCGCGCTGCGCAGCACGGGGTGGTCGTCCCGGCGCGCGCCCAGCGGGCGCCCCGAGGCGGGACGGAAGGGCTCGAACTCGATCGCGGTGATGGCACCGCCCAGCTCGACGATCCGCAGCTGGCCCAGGGGGCTCGGCATCACGGTCCACATGTCAGGTCTCCTTCAGGACGTCGAGGGTGTGCCAGAGGTGCAGCAGGGCGTAGGAGCGCCAGGGAGTCCAGCTCTGAGCCAGCCGCTCGGCGTCCGCGGGGTCCTGTCCCAAGCCTGTGAGGGCAGCGCGGATGCCGAGGTCGGTCGGCAGGAACACGTCGGGATGGCCCAGCGCTCGCATCGCGACGTAGTCGGCGGTCCAGGGACCGATCCCCGGCACCTCGAGCAGCTGGCGGCGTACGTCGAGACGGTCGGCGCCGCGGTCGAGCACGATCCGTCCCTCGGCCAGGGCCGTGGCGAGACCCACCAGCGCGCGCCCCCGCTGCCGCGGCATGGGCAGGGTCTCCGGGTCGACCTCGGC
The genomic region above belongs to Nocardioides coralli and contains:
- a CDS encoding HU family DNA-binding protein, which codes for MNKSQLIDTLAARFEGNRKQAAHALEAVLDTITREVAKGEKVAITGFGSFEKRVRQARWVRNPQTGDRMKAKKTAVPKFTPGQDLKNVVSGAKKLPKLVASATAPAAKRATAPAKKAAAAAKKSTSKKSAPAKKSTAKKSAPAKKSTAKKSAPAKKSTAKKSAPAKKTAAKKSAPAKKSAAKKTTAKKAPAKKSAAKKTTAKKAPAKKSAAKKSTAKKTAKKS
- the leuC gene encoding 3-isopropylmalate dehydratase large subunit — protein: MGRTLAEKVWDEHVVRAADGEPDLLYIDLHLVHEVTSPQAFDGLRLAGRQVRRPDLTLATEDHNVPTVDWDKPIADPVSRTQVETLRRNAEEFGVRIHPLGDLDQGIVHVVGPQLGLTQPGMTIVCGDSHTSTHGAFGALAFGIGTSEVEHVLATQTLPQSRPRTMAVTVNGSLPDGVTAKDLVLTLIAHTGTGGGQGYVVEYRGQAIEELSMEGRMTVCNMSIEWGAKAGLIAPDQTTFDYIAGRPEAPTGEDWDAAVTHWKSLCTDDDATFDQEIVLDASEMTPFVTWGTNPGQGVPLGGRVPSPADFADPVEAHATERALEYMGLEAGTPMRDIKVDTVFVGSCTNGRIEDLRLAAEIVRGRQVAKDTRLLVVPGSVRVRLQAEDEGLDVVFKEAGGEWRGAGCSMCLGMNPDQLAPQERSASTSNRNFEGRQGKGGRTHLVSVPVAAATAIRGTLSSPADLD
- a CDS encoding IclR family transcriptional regulator gives rise to the protein MDNSSSGVGVLDKAALVLTALESGPATLAGLVAGTGLARPTAHRLAVALEHHRLVARDLQGRFVLGPRLAELSAAAGEDRLLATAGPVLARLRDITGESAQLWRRQGDHRVCVAAAERPSGLRDTIPVGTQLTMNAGSAAQVLLAWEDPERMQRGLLNAAFSAAALSGIRKRGWAQSVGEREQGVASVSAPVRSPSGKIVAAVSVSGPLERLSRQPGRMHAPAVMAAAERLSESLRRAAAAD
- a CDS encoding methylated-DNA--[protein]-cysteine S-methyltransferase, giving the protein MWTVMPSPLGQLRIVELGGAITAIEFEPFRPASGRPLGARRDDHPVLRSAVEQLTAYFARELKEFDLPLAPQGSPFQQQVWAQLRAVGYGETASYGEIAHRLGRTNAAARAVGLANGQNPIPVVVPCHRIIGANGTLTGYAGGLERKQLLLQLEQDALF
- the leuD gene encoding 3-isopropylmalate dehydratase small subunit, with the protein product MEKFTTHTGIGVPLRRSNVDTDQIIPASYLKRVTRTGFEDGLFAAWRTDPAFVLNREPYVDGSVLVAGPDFGTGSSREHAVWALQNHGFKAVLSPRFADIFRGNSGKAGLLAAQVDEKVVHQLWDLLETTPGATVTVDLETRTVRAGEGPDAIEDSFDIDDYTRWRLLEGLDDIDITLSRESEITAFERRRPGFLPTTA